Proteins encoded within one genomic window of Pedosphaera parvula Ellin514:
- a CDS encoding sugar phosphate isomerase/epimerase family protein, which produces MKLGIINSAFQQAGVDTATGLKHISRIGFDTVDVFTEAIGISKKEISLVANTTSKLDLPIVSLPVVAVGLVDFNDPVRAFHVERCKRFIDLAKIWGAKNILLVVGEYIWQREVIPAGEQWKWGIETCRILGDYADKKKIDIALELEPFRLSLLNNVKEMIRFVDECNHPRVRANIDISHLVLSDTGPAELKKLKGKAIHVHLSDCDGKVHGDLPPGRGVVKFAPYLQAIKELNMDDGVVSIELEYAPDPSRIVEWVEEAYRETAKLMDMVGLRT; this is translated from the coding sequence ATGAAACTTGGAATCATCAACAGCGCCTTTCAGCAGGCCGGTGTGGACACCGCCACCGGCCTCAAGCACATTTCACGGATCGGTTTCGACACGGTTGACGTTTTTACTGAAGCGATTGGCATCTCCAAAAAGGAGATCAGCCTCGTCGCAAATACCACGAGCAAACTCGATTTACCCATCGTCTCTCTACCCGTGGTTGCCGTCGGCCTTGTCGATTTCAACGATCCCGTTCGGGCTTTCCACGTTGAACGATGCAAAAGGTTCATCGACCTTGCCAAAATCTGGGGCGCAAAGAACATCCTGCTCGTGGTGGGTGAATACATCTGGCAGCGCGAAGTCATTCCCGCCGGAGAGCAATGGAAATGGGGTATTGAAACCTGCCGCATTCTCGGCGATTACGCTGATAAGAAGAAAATCGATATCGCTCTGGAATTGGAACCTTTTCGTTTGAGTTTGCTGAACAACGTGAAGGAGATGATTCGCTTCGTTGACGAGTGCAATCATCCGCGCGTAAGGGCAAATATTGATATCAGTCACCTGGTCCTTTCGGATACGGGTCCGGCTGAATTGAAAAAGCTGAAAGGCAAAGCCATCCATGTTCATCTCAGCGATTGCGATGGGAAAGTTCATGGTGATCTTCCTCCCGGACGAGGAGTGGTGAAATTTGCTCCGTATCTTCAGGCGATAAAGGAACTCAACATGGATGATGGAGTGGTTTCCATTGAACTTGAATATGCTCCTGATCCATCAAGGATTGTCGAATGGGTCGAGGAAGCTTATCGTGAAACCGCGAAGCTTATGGACATGGTGGGGCTGAGAACGTAA
- a CDS encoding sugar phosphate isomerase/epimerase family protein, producing the protein MRIGFLTDANVDRLDWARQQGFGSIAWNRFDGSLAGPQHSNWKPFAEQFASETKSRNIRISTIGALYKNPLDTKQSEYARSVFLRAIEVAAHIGVKTVSGFPGAVIEMEVNPKGENPVYKPFEPFLPRLLAFWEPIARFAADKGVRIAFENCPMGFYHLPIMGFNMLAQPAMWERLFNETKCENIGIEWDASHLMCQLIDPVTNIHKFGTKIFHVHAKDAYIDRHTMEVYGICHPGVAEHRFPGLGQANWAEIVHALLRAGYDSDLNLEGWHDPVYRDHGSAAPTDVHLASVDHQTGQKLEETGLLIGKRTLEPYVPKET; encoded by the coding sequence ATGAGAATTGGTTTTTTGACTGACGCTAATGTGGATCGTCTTGACTGGGCTCGCCAGCAAGGTTTTGGATCCATTGCCTGGAACCGCTTTGATGGCAGTCTTGCCGGCCCGCAACACTCAAACTGGAAACCGTTCGCTGAACAATTCGCCTCTGAGACAAAGTCCCGGAACATCCGGATATCGACCATCGGAGCGCTGTATAAGAATCCACTGGATACCAAACAGAGCGAATATGCGCGTTCAGTTTTTCTGCGTGCCATCGAAGTAGCTGCTCATATTGGCGTTAAAACCGTTTCCGGTTTTCCGGGCGCGGTGATTGAAATGGAAGTTAATCCGAAAGGGGAAAACCCGGTTTATAAACCTTTCGAACCATTCCTCCCTCGACTGCTCGCATTTTGGGAACCGATTGCGCGCTTCGCTGCCGACAAAGGTGTGCGCATTGCCTTCGAGAATTGCCCCATGGGCTTCTATCACCTGCCGATCATGGGCTTTAACATGCTCGCCCAACCAGCCATGTGGGAACGACTCTTTAATGAAACAAAGTGCGAAAACATCGGCATTGAATGGGATGCCAGCCATTTGATGTGTCAATTGATTGATCCCGTTACCAACATCCACAAGTTCGGCACTAAAATATTCCACGTTCATGCCAAGGATGCCTATATCGACCGCCATACAATGGAAGTTTATGGCATCTGTCATCCGGGCGTGGCTGAACATAGGTTTCCTGGATTAGGCCAGGCTAACTGGGCAGAAATTGTGCATGCCCTGCTCCGCGCAGGATACGATTCAGACCTGAATCTCGAAGGTTGGCATGATCCGGTTTATCGTGACCATGGTTCCGCGGCGCCAACCGATGTGCACCTTGCTTCGGTCGATCACCAGACAGGACAGAAACTGGAAGAGACTGGCTTACTGATTGGCAAACGCACTTTGGAGCCATACGTGCCCAAGGAAACCTGA
- a CDS encoding DMT family transporter, whose protein sequence is MRQSYLIILILLNCGWAASLSIYKALEPYLAPGGIVTLRFGMGTLILLLLWPWLPGKAPRGWDLVKTIVMGIIVFMLGHRIQVYGNKISTAGNSSVLMAMEPIVTSVAAAIFLREHIGPRRLMGFGLGMLGVALLNGLFGAGFQMAGLTASLIFISSFICEAIYSIMGKPLIERASIMKILTIALVAGTITNLLIDGPQTFAAARAMPLKYWWFIFYMATICTSIGYAVWFAVIKETDVNVVALTVFMQPVAGVAIAAVWLHETLHWGQFWGCVAIIAGLSLGLSRQIKPEVPATVQA, encoded by the coding sequence ATGAGACAATCGTATTTAATTATTTTAATTCTGTTGAATTGTGGGTGGGCAGCATCGCTTTCAATTTACAAAGCACTGGAGCCTTATCTTGCACCCGGCGGCATCGTGACCCTTCGCTTTGGCATGGGGACATTGATTTTGCTGCTCCTTTGGCCCTGGCTGCCAGGCAAGGCGCCGCGAGGTTGGGATCTGGTAAAGACAATCGTCATGGGAATCATTGTCTTTATGTTGGGTCATCGCATACAGGTTTATGGAAATAAAATCAGCACTGCGGGAAACTCGTCGGTGTTGATGGCGATGGAACCGATCGTCACCTCCGTGGCGGCTGCAATTTTTTTGCGGGAACACATTGGTCCGCGCCGGTTGATGGGGTTTGGATTGGGAATGCTCGGAGTCGCACTGCTGAACGGGCTCTTTGGAGCAGGCTTTCAAATGGCAGGATTGACCGCGAGCCTAATCTTTATCTCCTCGTTCATTTGCGAGGCGATTTATTCAATTATGGGCAAGCCACTAATCGAGCGGGCCAGCATCATGAAGATTCTTACCATCGCCCTGGTTGCGGGAACCATCACCAACTTGCTGATTGATGGCCCTCAAACTTTTGCGGCCGCGCGCGCGATGCCTTTAAAATATTGGTGGTTCATCTTTTATATGGCCACGATATGCACTTCCATTGGTTATGCGGTCTGGTTTGCCGTGATCAAAGAAACAGACGTGAATGTGGTGGCATTGACGGTTTTCATGCAACCCGTCGCCGGGGTTGCCATAGCTGCCGTTTGGCTGCATGAAACTCTGCACTGGGGGCAATTCTGGGGATGCGTTGCGATTATCGCAGGGCTCTCGCTGGGACTTTCCCGACAAATTAAACCGGAAGTGCCTGCCACCGTGCAGGCTTAG
- a CDS encoding LTA synthase family protein, protein MKALLIGLHLDIFVALLLCLPLITWLAILPDRWFRASWHRFLLKTVLFLFWMVQIFLLFSEYYFFEEFKSRFNTVAVDYLLYPYEVFTNIWQDYPVGKIAAICCLVAAGLLFLINKITRPVWDTPTSLKQRALVWFGAVAAVVILTPTVGFREYRFSNERLLNEVANNGQVAFAAAAWTHNLDYTAYYKTLPADEALQRTKTLVIEPNSKFVDKPDAFQRSIAGSTEKPRLNVVILLEESLGSEFWGCLGRTNTCTPFMDQLAREEGMLFENLFASGNRTVRGFEGVLSSFPPLPGDSIVKRDRSENVETIARVLKRDGYNTIFLYGGRGVFDGMRSFAMNNGYDRFVEQKHFEHPTFTTIWGVCDEDLYDRSIEEFRVMAATGKPFFATVLSVSNHKPFTYPKGRIAENPDYHQRDFAVKYADYALGRFFHAVKKESFYDNTIFVVVADHGARVYGSQSIPIHSYEIPMLVVGPAVVKEPSRVSRLGGSLDVTPTILGMLGRPYQTMFFGRDLLHSPPEGGRVLLNHNRDIGMMRDNRMVVLNMFKSSEFYHGDPKTEGMKKITSPDAADLEIEKDAMALYQSADELYTHERYRVQSGGQSSAK, encoded by the coding sequence GTGAAAGCGTTATTGATAGGACTTCATCTCGATATTTTCGTCGCGCTGTTGCTTTGCCTGCCTCTAATAACCTGGTTGGCCATCCTGCCGGATCGATGGTTTCGCGCCTCCTGGCATCGATTTCTGCTGAAGACGGTTCTATTTCTCTTCTGGATGGTTCAGATTTTTCTCTTATTTTCCGAATATTATTTTTTCGAAGAGTTTAAGTCCAGGTTCAACACGGTCGCAGTGGATTACCTCCTTTATCCATATGAGGTCTTCACCAATATCTGGCAGGATTATCCGGTTGGAAAAATCGCCGCCATTTGCTGCCTGGTTGCGGCCGGTCTGCTCTTCCTGATCAACAAAATCACCCGTCCAGTTTGGGACACACCAACTTCGCTCAAGCAACGCGCTCTCGTCTGGTTTGGCGCGGTTGCAGCCGTGGTGATTTTAACACCCACGGTGGGATTTCGCGAATACCGGTTCAGTAATGAAAGATTGCTGAATGAAGTCGCGAATAATGGCCAGGTGGCCTTCGCTGCGGCAGCCTGGACACATAATCTGGATTATACCGCATATTACAAAACTCTGCCGGCAGATGAAGCACTTCAGCGGACCAAAACGCTGGTGATTGAGCCGAACTCGAAATTCGTGGATAAACCTGATGCATTCCAGCGAAGCATCGCGGGCAGCACTGAAAAGCCAAGGCTCAATGTAGTTATCCTGCTGGAAGAAAGTTTGGGATCGGAGTTTTGGGGCTGTCTCGGTCGAACAAATACGTGCACTCCTTTCATGGATCAACTCGCCCGGGAGGAGGGGATGCTCTTTGAAAACCTGTTTGCTTCAGGCAACCGGACTGTGCGTGGTTTTGAGGGTGTACTTTCCTCCTTCCCGCCCTTACCAGGGGATTCCATCGTCAAACGGGACCGTTCTGAAAATGTGGAGACGATCGCCCGGGTTTTGAAGCGGGACGGGTACAACACCATTTTCCTTTACGGTGGGCGCGGCGTTTTCGACGGTATGCGATCGTTCGCCATGAATAACGGTTACGACCGGTTCGTGGAGCAGAAGCATTTTGAACATCCGACCTTTACTACGATCTGGGGCGTCTGCGATGAAGATCTGTATGACCGCTCCATCGAAGAATTTCGCGTCATGGCTGCGACTGGAAAACCATTCTTTGCCACCGTGCTTTCAGTTTCCAATCATAAACCTTTTACCTATCCGAAAGGACGGATCGCTGAAAACCCCGATTATCATCAACGTGATTTTGCCGTGAAATATGCAGATTATGCGTTGGGCCGATTCTTTCACGCGGTGAAGAAGGAATCATTCTATGATAATACCATTTTCGTAGTCGTGGCCGATCATGGAGCGCGGGTTTATGGGAGCCAGAGCATTCCAATTCATTCCTATGAAATTCCCATGCTCGTTGTTGGTCCGGCGGTCGTCAAGGAACCCAGTCGTGTTTCCCGCTTGGGAGGTTCATTGGACGTAACTCCAACCATCCTTGGAATGTTGGGCCGTCCGTATCAAACCATGTTCTTTGGACGCGATTTGTTGCACAGCCCCCCTGAAGGTGGCCGTGTGTTGCTGAATCATAATCGTGATATCGGCATGATGCGTGACAACCGTATGGTGGTGCTCAATATGTTTAAGAGTTCAGAATTTTACCATGGCGATCCAAAAACCGAGGGCATGAAGAAGATTACCAGCCCGGACGCAGCTGATTTGGAAATTGAAAAGGATGCCATGGCTCTTTACCAGAGTGCTGATGAGCTTTATACGCATGAACGTTACCGGGTGCAATCGGGTGGACAATCCAGTGCGAAGTAA
- a CDS encoding efflux RND transporter periplasmic adaptor subunit produces the protein MKKWLIIIVVLAAGGAGYFYWNKNSKARPAGQSPARPTTAIVESRSIQFVLTSAGDIGPADQVSVRPEINGRISLLPVDIGDQVKKGELLFALDDQDLQTDRASRLTDIEGAKLTVEKTHRNYERNQRLSEAKLISQEVFDDGKTDYDLAQNALERSQKALRVVDDQLSKTRIVAPFDCTVLTRPISIGQAVSGSGGFNSGTEVMTIANLKEMIVNAHVNQADVTRMKMGQTVDIEVEAVPGLKFKGTVQRIAPQATIKNNIKGFAAQIFLKNIDPRVRPGMTANLTIPLISADNVLAVPLAAVFTEQGDRYVYVKKEDNFEVRPIQIGVADFQYAEIVDGLASGETVSLVRPSDVPEPNPGKKKKKKADDAKVKAAQNTTDKTTNTASSGKRAVL, from the coding sequence ATGAAGAAGTGGTTGATAATCATAGTAGTATTGGCGGCAGGCGGTGCCGGTTATTTTTATTGGAATAAGAATTCCAAAGCCAGGCCGGCAGGCCAGTCCCCTGCCCGCCCCACCACCGCCATCGTGGAATCGCGGAGCATTCAATTCGTCCTCACCTCGGCCGGTGACATTGGGCCAGCGGACCAGGTTTCAGTGCGACCGGAAATAAATGGGCGCATATCTCTGTTGCCAGTGGACATCGGCGACCAGGTGAAGAAAGGCGAACTGCTTTTTGCTCTGGATGATCAGGACCTTCAGACAGATCGGGCTTCCCGCCTGACCGATATTGAAGGGGCCAAGCTTACGGTCGAGAAGACGCATCGCAATTACGAGCGAAACCAACGACTTAGCGAAGCAAAGTTGATTTCCCAGGAAGTTTTCGACGACGGCAAAACCGATTATGACCTGGCTCAAAATGCCTTGGAACGTTCCCAAAAAGCGTTGCGAGTCGTAGACGACCAGCTCTCCAAGACACGAATTGTGGCCCCGTTTGATTGCACCGTTTTGACCCGCCCGATTTCCATCGGCCAGGCCGTCTCTGGCTCAGGTGGTTTCAATAGCGGCACCGAAGTCATGACCATTGCCAACCTGAAGGAAATGATCGTCAACGCACACGTGAATCAAGCCGACGTGACCCGCATGAAAATGGGCCAAACTGTCGATATTGAGGTCGAAGCTGTCCCCGGGCTTAAGTTTAAAGGAACGGTCCAACGCATTGCGCCCCAGGCGACCATTAAAAACAACATCAAAGGGTTTGCCGCTCAAATATTCCTGAAGAATATCGATCCGCGTGTTCGTCCCGGCATGACGGCCAACCTCACTATCCCGCTCATTTCCGCTGACAACGTTCTGGCAGTCCCGCTGGCAGCAGTTTTTACGGAACAGGGAGATCGCTATGTTTACGTTAAGAAGGAGGATAATTTTGAAGTTCGCCCCATTCAAATAGGAGTGGCGGACTTTCAATACGCCGAAATAGTGGATGGGCTGGCCTCCGGAGAAACCGTTTCGCTGGTCAGGCCCAGTGATGTTCCTGAGCCGAATCCAGGCAAAAAGAAGAAGAAAAAGGCTGACGATGCCAAGGTCAAAGCGGCGCAAAATACCACGGACAAGACCACTAACACTGCCAGTTCAGGAAAACGGGCCGTTCTTTGA
- a CDS encoding ABC transporter ATP-binding protein → MALVEVRNISKLYHLGGEEIRALDDVSLDIDGGEFISIIGPSGSGKSTLMHILGCLDSPTKGTIRLDGTMIENATPHQLAGIRNRKIGFVFQFFNLLPKLTVLQNVELPMIYSGYSARERVIRAMEALKLVGLENRSKHRPMQISGGQQQRVAIARALVNNPKIVFADEPTGNLDSHTGEAILELFRKLSQEGRTIALVTHDPEIAAVTPRRIEIRDGKIAKEVDARLAGLDRKPSPTEGARP, encoded by the coding sequence ATGGCTCTCGTTGAAGTTCGAAACATCAGCAAGCTTTATCACCTCGGCGGTGAGGAGATTCGTGCGCTGGATGATGTTTCGCTGGACATCGATGGCGGAGAATTTATTTCCATCATTGGCCCCTCTGGCAGTGGCAAATCCACGCTGATGCATATCCTTGGTTGCCTCGATTCGCCTACCAAAGGCACCATCAGACTGGATGGCACCATGATCGAAAACGCCACCCCGCATCAATTAGCCGGCATTCGCAATCGCAAGATCGGGTTCGTTTTCCAGTTCTTCAATCTCCTCCCTAAACTGACGGTCCTGCAAAATGTGGAATTGCCCATGATCTACAGCGGCTATTCCGCCCGGGAACGCGTTATACGAGCGATGGAAGCACTTAAATTGGTGGGCTTGGAAAACCGCAGCAAACACCGTCCCATGCAGATCTCCGGCGGTCAGCAGCAACGCGTCGCCATTGCCCGCGCCCTGGTGAACAATCCGAAAATTGTGTTTGCCGATGAACCCACCGGCAATCTGGATTCCCACACTGGCGAAGCGATTTTGGAATTATTTCGCAAGCTGAGCCAGGAAGGACGCACGATCGCACTGGTGACGCACGATCCTGAAATTGCTGCCGTTACTCCCCGCCGCATTGAAATTCGGGACGGCAAAATCGCCAAGGAAGTGGATGCCCGGCTGGCGGGGCTCGATCGCAAACCCTCACCCACCGAAGGAGCCCGACCATGA
- a CDS encoding ABC transporter permease yields the protein MNLLNAIVVGFKEIWAHKFRSLLTMLGIILGVASLVGMSALVKGMENGMKESLIAIGGVERVRLEENDIPAYQQYLADQAVGCTMNDVYALEKSAPLIKMVTPEMRVRDGMMTHGNKSYNAWIFSGTWPNALEMNQHTVEYGRMFNDIDDEQARNVCVIGTAVRDALFGAPEQIGYEYNPVGEQINIKGQPFIIIGMFQQYESEQERKFREYIKEHPPEAGNTNSPARSKGWGGKRSSSFVFTMKNNTVYIPLNTMWVKFRSTAGSNNIPDPRLSSMAVKVADVDQMDQAIQQAHNVLMSTHKGIEDFAFQTQEDWAENIGKAIKNARMSGGIIAAISLLVGGIGIMNIMLASITERIREIGIRKAIGATFSDVFIQILVESVVIAVIGGAAGLLASLALVNLLSAISPTDNTPVITLNSMVMAFAFSVGIGILAGLIPAFKAAKLDPIQALRYE from the coding sequence ATGAATTTATTGAATGCCATAGTGGTGGGCTTCAAGGAAATCTGGGCTCATAAATTCCGGTCCCTGCTCACGATGCTTGGAATCATTCTGGGAGTTGCCAGTTTGGTGGGCATGTCTGCGCTGGTGAAAGGCATGGAAAACGGGATGAAAGAATCCTTGATTGCCATCGGCGGTGTGGAACGCGTGCGATTGGAGGAGAATGATATTCCTGCCTACCAACAGTATCTGGCCGATCAGGCGGTTGGTTGCACCATGAATGATGTCTATGCGTTGGAGAAAAGCGCGCCGTTAATCAAGATGGTGACGCCCGAAATGCGGGTTCGTGACGGCATGATGACGCATGGAAATAAGAGTTACAATGCCTGGATATTCAGTGGCACCTGGCCGAATGCGCTGGAGATGAATCAACACACGGTTGAATACGGACGCATGTTCAATGACATTGACGATGAGCAGGCGCGCAACGTCTGTGTCATCGGCACTGCCGTTCGCGATGCTCTTTTCGGAGCCCCCGAGCAAATCGGGTATGAGTATAATCCCGTAGGCGAGCAAATTAACATCAAGGGACAACCTTTTATCATCATCGGAATGTTCCAGCAGTATGAGAGCGAGCAGGAACGGAAGTTTCGAGAATACATCAAGGAGCATCCGCCTGAAGCCGGCAACACAAATAGTCCGGCTCGCAGTAAGGGTTGGGGCGGGAAGCGGAGCAGCAGCTTTGTGTTCACGATGAAGAATAACACGGTATATATCCCTTTGAATACCATGTGGGTGAAGTTCCGTTCGACGGCTGGTTCCAATAATATTCCCGATCCGCGTCTTTCCAGCATGGCGGTAAAAGTTGCGGACGTGGATCAAATGGACCAGGCCATCCAGCAAGCCCACAACGTGTTGATGAGCACGCACAAGGGTATCGAAGATTTTGCCTTCCAAACGCAGGAGGACTGGGCGGAAAACATCGGCAAGGCGATTAAGAATGCCCGTATGAGTGGCGGTATCATTGCGGCCATCAGTTTGCTGGTGGGTGGCATTGGCATCATGAACATCATGCTCGCGAGCATCACCGAGCGCATTCGTGAAATAGGCATCCGCAAGGCTATTGGCGCAACCTTTAGCGACGTTTTTATCCAAATCCTTGTTGAAAGCGTGGTTATCGCTGTCATTGGGGGTGCCGCGGGTTTGCTCGCTTCACTCGCACTGGTAAATCTGCTCTCGGCTATTTCTCCCACGGACAATACTCCGGTGATTACCCTAAACTCCATGGTTATGGCGTTTGCCTTCAGTGTTGGGATTGGTATCCTGGCTGGGCTCATTCCGGCATTCAAGGCAGCCAAACTCGACCCCATCCAGGCGCTGCGTTATGAGTAA
- the rpsT gene encoding 30S ribosomal protein S20, translating to MPNTKSAERRMRNSARKQKNNRSTTTRLHTLEKNYLQLVTAGKKDEATKAYQAVTSALDKAAKTGTVHRSTASRKKSRLALRLNKVK from the coding sequence ATGCCGAATACAAAGTCAGCTGAACGCCGCATGCGGAATAGTGCCCGCAAACAAAAGAATAACCGCAGCACCACCACGCGGTTGCATACTCTCGAGAAGAATTACCTGCAACTCGTGACCGCAGGCAAGAAGGACGAGGCTACCAAGGCTTATCAAGCAGTGACCTCCGCTCTGGACAAAGCCGCCAAGACTGGCACCGTCCACCGGTCCACCGCCAGCCGCAAGAAGTCCCGTTTGGCTCTCCGCCTGAACAAGGTGAAGTAA